The following coding sequences are from one Lolium rigidum isolate FL_2022 chromosome 6, APGP_CSIRO_Lrig_0.1, whole genome shotgun sequence window:
- the LOC124668491 gene encoding scopoletin glucosyltransferase-like, translating to MAAKDEQQSPLHILFFPFLAPGHLIPMADMAALFASRGVRCTILTTPINAAIIRSAVDRANDALLRGTGCPAIDISVVPFPDVGLPPGAENAMAVTSQSERGKFYQAVKQLREPFDRFLADSRPDAVVSDSFFDWSTDAATEHGVPRLAFLGSSIFARSCSDSMLRNNPAESAPDDPDALVSLPGLPHHVELRRCQMMDPAKRPEHWAMFQSLDAADQRSFGEVINSFRGLEPEYVEHYQRTLGRRAWLVGPVALAGKDMAVRGNTSAPSPDAESCLRWLDTKQPGSVVYVSFGTMTSFAPSELHQLARGLGLSGKNFVWVIARSGPDSSEWMPEGFAELMARGDCGFIIRGWAPQMLILNHPALGGFVTHCGWNSTLEAVSAGVPMVTWPRYADQFYNEKLVVEVLNVGVSVGAKDYASAMEAHEVIAGEVIAESIGRLMGGSEEGDTIQMRAKGLCVEARRAVENGGSSHSDVGRLVDELMARRSRVKVGEDISTN from the coding sequence ATGGCTGCCAAAGATGAGCAGCAGTCACCGCTGCACATCCTCTTCTTCCCGTTCCTAGCCCCCGGCCATCTCATTCCGATGGCCGACATGGCCGCGCTCTTCGCCTCCCGCGGCGTCAGATGCACCATACTCACCACGCCCATCAACGCTGCCATCATCCGCTCGGCCGTCGACCGTGCCAACGACGCTCTCCTCCGTGGCACCGGCTGCCCGGCCATCGACATCTCCGTCGTGCCTTTCCCTGACGTCGGGCTGCCGCCAGGTGCCGAGAACGCCATGGCCGTTACATCGCAGAGCGAGCGCGGCAAGTTCTATCAAGCGGTGAAACAGCTCCGGGAGCCCTTCGATCGGTTCTTGGCCGACTCCCGCCCCGACGCGGTCGTGTCGGACAGTTTCTTCGATTGGTCCACGGACGCCGCAACGGAGCACGGTGTCCCGCGCCTGGcgttcctcggcagcagcatcttCGCGCGGTCCTGCAGCGACAGCATGCTGCGCAACAACCCGGCGGAGAGTGCCCCCGACGACCCCGACGCCCTCGTTTCCCTGCCAGGGCTGCCGCACCATGTCGAGCTGAGGCGGTGCCAAATGATGGACCCAGCCAAGAGGCCGGAGCACTGGGCAATGTTCCAGAGCTTGGACGCCGCGGACCAGAGGAGCTTCGGCGAGGTGATTAATAGTTTCCGCGGTCTGGAGCCAGAATACGTCGAGCACTATCAGAGGACGCTCGGTCGCCGCGCGTGGCTCGTTGGGCCGGTCGCACTCGCCGGCAAGGACATGGCTGTAAGAGGCAACACCAGCGCGCCCTCGCCAGACGCAGAAAGCTGCCTCCGGTGGCTCGACACCAAGCAGCCTGGCTCGGTGGTGTACGTCTCCTTCGGCACAATGACCAGTTTCGCACCATCGGAGCTGCACCAGCTTGCTCGCGGCCTCGGCCTCTCAGGCAAGAATTTCGTGTGGGTGATTGCCCGCTCAGGCCCAGACTCTTCAGAGTGGATGCCTGAAGGCTTCGCCGAGCTGATGGCGCGCGGCGACTGCGGCTTCATCATCCGAGGCTGGGCACCGCAGATGCTCATCCTCAACCACCCGGCCCTCGGCGGGTTTGTCACGCATTGTGGTTGGAACTCGACTCTGGAGGCCGTGAGCGCCGGTGTTCCGATGGTCACGTGGCCACGTTACGCGGATCAGTTCTACAACGAGAAGCTCGTCGTGGAGGTGCTCAATGTGGGAGTCAGCGTCGGCGCCAAGGACTACGCATCGGCTATGGAGGCCCACGAGGTGATTGCCGGTGAGGTAATTGCTGAATCCATCGGGAGACTGATGGGCGGCAGTGAGGAAGGCGACACGATACAAATGAGGGCTAAAGGTCTCTGTGTGGAGGCGCGGAGAGCGGTGGAGAACGGCGGATCTTCCCACAGTGATGTTGGAAGGCTCGTGGACGAGTTGATGGCTAGGCGAAGCCGTGTGAAGGTTGGAGAAGACATCTCCACAAACTAA